In Caldicellulosiruptor obsidiansis OB47, a single window of DNA contains:
- the hypA gene encoding hydrogenase maturation nickel metallochaperone HypA, with protein MHEYFVTQQLVKIAEDELKDVSFKRVTRIKVVVGELSGIIDESLKFYFDILTRGTILETAQLEIVTKKALLYCQKCGEYFERTKDFTCPKCLSLGKLTEHGKEFYIESIEVDD; from the coding sequence ATGCATGAGTATTTTGTTACACAGCAGCTTGTAAAGATTGCAGAAGATGAATTAAAAGATGTCAGTTTTAAAAGGGTCACAAGAATTAAAGTTGTAGTTGGCGAACTTAGCGGAATTATTGACGAGTCGCTGAAATTTTATTTTGACATCCTAACAAGAGGAACAATCTTAGAAACTGCTCAACTTGAAATAGTTACTAAAAAGGCTCTTTTGTACTGTCAAAAATGCGGTGAATATTTTGAAAGAACAAAAGACTTTACCTGTCCAAAATGTTTGTCGTTAGGTAAACTTACTGAACACGGCAAGGAATTTTATATTGAGTCTATAGAGGTAGATGATTGA
- a CDS encoding 4Fe-4S binding protein encodes MFGMLRNVLDNLFSKPVTRLYPKEKRPFFKDTRGSLEIEIEKCIFCGICQRKCPSNAIVVDRNSRTWQLNQYKCVLCNVCVESCPKKCLISKEQFNVPTTYKEFYIKKQEVKDEVQPKAQATATKG; translated from the coding sequence ATGTTTGGGATGCTTAGAAATGTGTTAGATAACTTGTTTTCAAAGCCTGTAACAAGGCTTTACCCGAAGGAAAAGAGACCATTTTTTAAGGATACAAGAGGAAGTCTTGAGATAGAGATAGAGAAATGTATCTTTTGTGGTATCTGCCAGAGAAAATGTCCTTCAAATGCGATAGTGGTGGATAGAAATTCAAGGACATGGCAGCTAAATCAGTACAAGTGCGTACTCTGCAATGTATGTGTTGAGTCCTGTCCTAAAAAGTGTTTAATTTCAAAAGAGCAATTTAACGTTCCAACCACTTATAAAGAGTTTTACATCAAAAAGCAGGAAGTAAAAGATGAGGTGCAGCCAAAGGCACAGGCTACTGCAACTAAAGGTTAA
- a CDS encoding hydrogenase large subunit, translated as MGKRTIVPFGPQHPVLPEPLQLRLVLEDEKVVEAIPAIGYVHRGLEKLAEEKDINQNIYVVERVCGICSFQQALAYCQGIEELMGIEVPDRARYLRVIWAELHRLHSHHLWLGLLADAFGFESLFMQCWRNRELVMDLMEATAGSRVIISTNIIGGVRRDIDLDKQKFILENLAKLEEELKKIEGSFLNDYTVKKRLVGVGVLTKQEAYELGCVGPMARASGIKMDLRTLGYAAYGELDFEPVIENDGDCYARLKVRLRECYQSIDLIRQAISKMPEGEISTPVKGFPNGEVISRVEQPRGEDVYYIKANGTKNLERLRIRTPTFANIPALVKMLQGVDFADVPMLVLTIDPCISCTER; from the coding sequence TTGGGGAAAAGAACAATAGTTCCGTTTGGTCCACAGCATCCTGTTTTGCCGGAACCTCTGCAGCTTAGGCTTGTTTTAGAGGACGAAAAAGTTGTTGAAGCGATACCTGCAATAGGTTATGTTCATAGAGGACTTGAAAAGCTTGCTGAGGAAAAGGATATAAATCAAAACATATATGTGGTTGAAAGAGTTTGTGGTATATGCAGTTTTCAACAGGCTTTGGCTTATTGCCAGGGAATTGAAGAGCTAATGGGCATTGAAGTGCCCGACAGAGCAAGGTATTTGCGAGTTATTTGGGCAGAGCTTCACAGGCTTCACAGTCATCATTTGTGGCTTGGGCTATTGGCTGATGCTTTCGGGTTTGAGAGCCTTTTTATGCAGTGCTGGAGAAATAGAGAGCTTGTGATGGACCTTATGGAAGCAACAGCAGGTTCAAGAGTTATAATTTCCACAAATATAATTGGTGGGGTTAGAAGAGATATAGACCTTGATAAGCAAAAGTTCATTTTAGAGAACCTTGCAAAATTGGAAGAGGAACTAAAGAAAATTGAAGGTTCATTTTTGAACGATTATACAGTCAAGAAAAGACTTGTAGGTGTAGGTGTTTTAACCAAGCAAGAAGCTTATGAACTTGGGTGTGTAGGACCAATGGCAAGGGCAAGCGGTATAAAGATGGACCTGCGAACCCTTGGATATGCAGCATATGGTGAACTTGACTTTGAACCAGTCATAGAAAACGATGGAGACTGCTATGCAAGGCTGAAAGTTAGACTTCGTGAATGCTATCAGTCGATTGACCTTATTCGTCAAGCTATTTCTAAGATGCCAGAAGGCGAGATTTCAACGCCGGTTAAAGGATTTCCAAACGGTGAGGTTATTTCAAGGGTTGAACAGCCACGAGGGGAAGATGTATATTATATAAAGGCAAACGGGACAAAGAACTTGGAAAGACTCAGAATCAGAACACCAACATTTGCAAATATTCCTGCGCTTGTGAAGATGCTTCAGGGCGTGGATTTTGCAGATGTTCCGATGCTTGTTTTGACAATTGATCCATGTATTTCGTGTACCGAAAGGTAA
- a CDS encoding NADH-quinone oxidoreductase subunit C produces MLQNLKELQKEDLRKEVLALKADGYRFVTATCVDLGDGRFDIIYHFDKDYQLTNIRVTIASEEKVPSISDIYFAAVFVENEIKDLFGIEFENLLIDYEGKFMITEELESPMRKKPVVKVKKGE; encoded by the coding sequence ATGTTGCAAAATCTTAAAGAACTTCAGAAAGAGGATTTGAGGAAAGAAGTTTTAGCCTTAAAAGCAGATGGGTATAGATTTGTCACAGCAACATGTGTTGATTTGGGCGATGGAAGATTTGATATAATCTATCACTTTGATAAGGATTACCAACTAACAAATATAAGAGTTACTATAGCGTCTGAAGAAAAAGTTCCTTCTATTTCAGACATATATTTTGCAGCTGTGTTTGTTGAAAATGAGATAAAAGATTTGTTTGGCATAGAATTTGAAAATCTTTTGATTGATTACGAAGGAAAGTTCATGATAACAGAAGAGTTAGAATCTCCTATGCGCAAAAAGCCAGTTGTAAAAGTAAAGAAAGGAGAGTAA
- a CDS encoding NADH-quinone oxidoreductase subunit B family protein: MLFRKALKKSPWIVHYDCNSCNGCDIEILATLTPVYDVERFGIINVGNPKHADILVVSGSVNHRNARVLKTIYDQMPHPKAVVAIGACACSGGIFKECYNTLGGADTVVPVDVYVPGCAPRPEAIMEGILKAAQLLEEKKKNMKKGEILNVAKS, encoded by the coding sequence GTGTTATTCAGAAAGGCATTGAAAAAGTCTCCATGGATTGTTCACTATGATTGTAACAGCTGCAACGGCTGTGATATAGAAATACTGGCAACCTTAACACCTGTATATGATGTCGAGAGATTTGGAATTATAAATGTAGGTAATCCAAAACATGCTGATATATTGGTTGTGTCAGGTTCTGTTAACCACAGAAATGCAAGAGTTTTAAAGACAATATATGATCAGATGCCACATCCAAAAGCTGTTGTAGCAATTGGAGCATGTGCGTGCTCCGGTGGGATATTCAAAGAATGTTACAATACCCTTGGCGGTGCCGATACAGTTGTTCCTGTTGATGTATACGTTCCTGGCTGTGCTCCGCGACCAGAAGCTATCATGGAAGGAATCTTAAAAGCTGCACAGCTTTTAGAAGAGAAGAAAAAGAATATGAAAAAGGGTGAGATTTTGAATGTTGCAAAATCTTAA
- a CDS encoding respiratory chain complex I subunit 1 family protein has translation MKEIWITLATVIVAPLVGGVITGIDRKITARMQNRFGPPILQPFYDLFKLFSKETIVVLNTQILYAFLFLVFNIVAVVMFVLKMDLLLILFILAFATTALILGAMVTNSPYSRIGAHRELISVLAYEPVLIAMIVAIYFVTGSFNIKDILKHNSLLILDLPFIFVAFTYVLTIKLRKSPFDLSTSHHGHQELVKGITTEFAGPVLGLIELGHWYELVLLLLFVWLFFAKNIFVAIAAILICYFLEIVIDNISARLTWKIMLRLTWSVAFGFALVNLIWVYIKYRLL, from the coding sequence GTGAAAGAAATATGGATTACACTGGCAACTGTTATAGTTGCACCTTTAGTTGGTGGAGTTATAACGGGAATTGATAGAAAAATAACTGCGCGGATGCAGAACAGGTTTGGACCGCCTATTCTGCAGCCTTTTTATGATCTTTTTAAACTATTTTCAAAAGAGACCATTGTTGTTTTGAACACTCAGATTTTGTATGCATTTTTGTTCTTGGTATTTAACATTGTTGCAGTTGTGATGTTTGTGCTTAAGATGGACCTTCTTTTGATTTTATTTATTCTTGCATTTGCTACAACAGCGCTCATTCTTGGAGCAATGGTAACAAATTCGCCATATTCAAGGATAGGTGCTCACAGGGAATTGATATCTGTACTTGCATATGAGCCTGTTTTAATTGCTATGATAGTAGCAATTTACTTTGTAACTGGGAGTTTCAATATAAAAGATATTTTGAAACACAATAGTTTGTTGATATTGGATTTGCCATTTATCTTCGTAGCATTTACCTATGTTTTGACTATTAAACTGCGAAAATCTCCGTTTGATTTGTCAACTTCACACCATGGTCATCAAGAACTTGTAAAAGGTATTACAACAGAGTTTGCAGGACCTGTTCTTGGCTTGATTGAACTTGGTCACTGGTACGAACTTGTGCTTTTACTTCTTTTTGTATGGTTATTTTTTGCAAAAAATATCTTTGTAGCAATAGCAGCAATTCTGATTTGCTACTTTTTAGAGATTGTGATTGACAACATCTCAGCAAGGCTTACATGGAAGATAATGCTACGACTTACTTGGTCAGTAGCATTTGGTTTTGCGCTTGTCAATCTCATTTGGGTATATATAAAGTATAGGTTATTATAA
- a CDS encoding NADH-quinone oxidoreductase subunit 5 family protein: protein MVNIYLLLIFLPMIAALFVYLINNSNFRKAIVFLMSAVLISASIYSISQGDRLLRLSHSLNFALEYLITFADYFLLAIIFLIGIKLKNKLISLLAILQFVFMFVFEFKVGKLEVENIFFVDHLSFIMLLLINIIGPLIAIFALSYMDEHEKHLHLEKSRQNIFFAIIMLFLGAMNGLVISNNILWVYFFWEITTLCSFLLISHDQNEESIKNATRALLLNSIGGLSFVIGIIFMYYKSGTVALNEIISSQDSSILMIPIAFLALAAFTKSAQMPFQSWLLGAMVAPTPVSALLHSSTMVKAGVYLVLRLSPVFVDTWLSKIVAVAGAFTFVSAALLAIFQSNAKRVLAYSTISNLGLIIALSSIADVYAIYAAALLIVLHGVSKALLFLCVGSIEQGIGSRNIEDMDGIKYKMPIVAFLTLLGSVSMLLPPFGVLITKWIAIEVSTQNIVAMLEIILGSAFTVVFWTKFIGKILSDGKDKNKIEKFEFVKHIPLTTISILVVLVSIFLIQFTNTFVVPFFKSSFARYSGVSSRNIKELYVKDFFGFNPLVFFGVLIAAVVLGALIYRLFKPKRYVPVYMSCENSDNFAFRGEKDKVVPFEFKNYYFETLTNEKTVTLIVNVLSMALIAIMFGVILK, encoded by the coding sequence ATGGTGAATATCTATTTACTCCTAATATTTTTACCCATGATAGCAGCACTTTTTGTCTACCTTATTAACAATAGCAACTTTAGAAAAGCTATTGTTTTTTTGATGTCTGCAGTGTTAATTAGCGCAAGTATCTATTCTATTTCACAGGGTGACAGGTTACTGAGACTTTCGCATTCTTTAAATTTTGCACTTGAATATCTCATAACATTTGCCGACTATTTTCTGTTAGCAATCATTTTTTTGATTGGTATAAAACTTAAGAACAAGCTCATTAGCCTTCTTGCTATTTTGCAGTTTGTTTTTATGTTCGTGTTTGAATTTAAAGTAGGTAAATTAGAAGTTGAAAATATATTTTTTGTTGATCATTTAAGCTTTATTATGCTTCTTTTAATAAACATAATAGGACCGCTGATTGCAATATTTGCACTTTCTTATATGGATGAGCATGAGAAACACCTTCATCTTGAAAAGAGCAGACAGAATATATTTTTTGCAATAATAATGCTATTTTTAGGTGCAATGAATGGTCTTGTAATTTCAAACAACATATTGTGGGTATACTTTTTCTGGGAGATTACTACACTCTGTTCGTTCTTACTAATTTCTCATGACCAGAATGAAGAGAGCATTAAAAATGCAACAAGAGCTCTTCTTTTAAATTCGATAGGTGGGCTTAGCTTTGTTATAGGTATAATATTTATGTACTATAAATCTGGCACAGTTGCTTTGAATGAAATTATATCTTCACAAGACAGCAGTATTTTGATGATACCAATTGCATTTTTAGCACTTGCAGCATTTACAAAGTCTGCGCAGATGCCGTTCCAGAGCTGGCTACTTGGTGCTATGGTGGCACCAACACCTGTGTCTGCTCTGCTTCACTCAAGCACAATGGTAAAAGCAGGTGTTTATCTGGTTTTGAGATTATCACCGGTATTTGTTGATACATGGCTGTCAAAAATAGTTGCGGTGGCAGGTGCTTTTACTTTTGTATCAGCAGCACTTTTAGCCATCTTTCAGTCAAATGCAAAAAGAGTGTTGGCATACTCAACAATTTCTAACTTGGGTCTTATAATTGCATTGTCTTCCATAGCAGATGTGTATGCGATATATGCAGCTGCACTTTTGATAGTTTTGCATGGTGTGTCTAAAGCGCTTTTGTTCTTGTGCGTTGGTTCAATAGAACAGGGTATAGGTTCCCGAAACATAGAGGATATGGACGGAATCAAGTATAAAATGCCAATTGTTGCTTTCTTGACCCTTTTGGGAAGTGTGTCAATGCTACTTCCTCCGTTTGGTGTTTTAATTACAAAATGGATTGCTATTGAGGTGTCAACTCAAAACATTGTGGCAATGCTTGAAATAATCTTGGGAAGTGCTTTTACGGTTGTTTTCTGGACAAAGTTTATAGGCAAGATTCTTTCTGATGGAAAGGATAAAAATAAGATAGAAAAATTTGAATTTGTAAAGCATATTCCGTTGACGACTATTTCAATACTGGTAGTTTTGGTAAGCATCTTTTTGATACAGTTTACAAATACATTTGTTGTGCCGTTTTTCAAATCTTCATTTGCAAGGTATTCAGGAGTTAGCAGCAGAAATATAAAAGAATTGTATGTGAAAGATTTCTTTGGATTTAATCCGCTTGTATTTTTTGGTGTACTGATAGCAGCAGTTGTTCTGGGAGCTCTAATATATAGGTTATTTAAGCCAAAAAGATATGTGCCTGTGTATATGTCATGTGAAAACTCGGACAATTTTGCTTTCAGAGGTGAAAAAGATAAAGTTGTGCCGTTTGAATTCAAAAATTATTATTTTGAGACACTGACAAATGAGAAAACAGTAACACTTATTGTAAATGTGCTTTCAATGGCATTAATCGCAATAATGTTTGGGGTGATTTTAAAGTGA
- a CDS encoding Cof-type HAD-IIB family hydrolase: MIKLIALDIDGTLLNDSGSIPQINKEFLKIAVEKYKIEIVLCTGRGASAFKITKDLNLPCSLISANGVYVFENPDFPPIIKNYLTERQKKVLIEFLDNNHFDIDYYIVLGYDQDFHMIYKKRTNHDNYFLNFVNGRKQFKPTYPAKKLLKFLEYPISHIGIVGKYEKLKEIKETLKTLETNCNIILYYASDNKEYGFLEVLSNDASKEKALLQFMNFKNVSSEELISIGDNFNDVGMFKISGISVAVANAPEEVKKAAKFVTSRTNNEGAVAEAIERFIIKRDE; encoded by the coding sequence TTGATAAAATTAATTGCGCTGGATATTGATGGAACCCTTTTAAATGATTCAGGTTCTATTCCTCAAATAAACAAGGAGTTTTTAAAAATTGCTGTAGAAAAGTATAAAATTGAAATAGTACTTTGTACAGGAAGAGGTGCTTCGGCTTTTAAAATTACAAAAGACCTGAATTTGCCATGTTCACTAATCTCGGCAAATGGCGTTTATGTTTTTGAAAATCCTGATTTTCCTCCCATCATAAAAAATTATCTTACAGAACGTCAGAAGAAAGTATTAATTGAGTTTCTTGATAATAATCATTTTGACATAGACTATTATATCGTACTGGGATATGACCAAGATTTTCACATGATTTATAAAAAAAGAACAAATCATGACAATTATTTTTTAAACTTTGTAAACGGCCGCAAACAATTTAAACCTACATACCCAGCAAAAAAGCTTTTAAAGTTTTTGGAATATCCTATTAGCCACATTGGAATTGTAGGCAAATACGAAAAACTTAAAGAGATTAAAGAAACCCTTAAAACCCTTGAGACTAACTGCAATATTATTCTCTACTATGCATCAGACAACAAAGAATATGGTTTTTTAGAAGTCTTGAGCAATGATGCATCAAAAGAGAAAGCTCTTTTGCAATTTATGAATTTTAAAAATGTCTCATCTGAAGAGTTGATATCAATTGGCGATAACTTCAACGACGTTGGAATGTTTAAAATCTCTGGTATAAGCGTGGCAGTTGCAAATGCACCGGAGGAAGTAAAAAAAGCTGCAAAGTTTGTAACCTCCAGAACAAATAATGAAGGTGCAGTTGCTGAAGCTATTGAAAGGTTTATAATAAAGAGGGATGAGTAA